A portion of the Acidihalobacter yilgarnensis genome contains these proteins:
- a CDS encoding efflux RND transporter permease subunit, whose amino-acid sequence MIKKLMGWCLANPSLTIIGALILLAAGILAALNTPLEAVPDISPTQVIIKTSYPGQAPQIVQDQVTYPLETTLQSVPGARAVRGYSMFGDSFVYVLFKDGTNIYQARNLVLQYLNQVQSKLPPGVTPALGPDSSGVDWVYEYALKDPSNTQNLSQLTTLQNWFLKYQLQGIPGVAEVATVGGLVKEYQVVVNPQALLAYNLTLPQVERAIRAANGETSGSVIDMGEASYMVRTTGYIHSLKDLEDASLGVRDGIPITLKEVARVQLGPQLPNGAADLNGEGAVVGGIVMMNQGANADAVIRRVEKKIEDIRSSLPSGVKIVTTYSQAPLIQRAVHTLTEKLLEESLVVALVSILFLLRVRSALVAIVALPLGILAAFLVMWAQGISANIMSLGGIAIAIGAMVDAAIVMIENMHKHMERKPGENPWVIARLAASEVGPSLFFSLLIIAVSFLPVFALGGEEGKLFRPLAFTKTYSMAAAAILSITLVPVLMAWFIRGRIRSEGQNPLNRLLTLLYRPLIHGVLRVPWIVISLAFIAVVSLYFPWRHLGSEFMPPLNEGTLLYMPVSQDPSISIGQSAAILQQTDRIIKTFPEVESVFGKAGRAQTATDPTPISMFMTVVNLTDRASWPAGMTTEKLIESLNQALRIPGLSNSWTQPIKGQVDMLTTGLQTPLGIKVTGADLGTLSRLGQNIQTLLQKLPGTQSAYAARSTGGRYIVVDTNRTAAARYGLSVADVNRLVETAIGGKTLTTAVNGLERFPVNLRYPRELRQSLAALMESRISTPQGTQIPLAQVANLRIESGPPMLTSDNSQLNSWVYIDLKPGTSIGGYVAKAKAILTKDIRLPPGYTLQWVGQYQVLEQAIQRLKIVVPAVIGLIALLLYFNFKNMVEVAIILLTLPLSLVGGVWYLDWLGYKLSVAVGVGFIATAGVAAEFGVVMLLYLNTAIARREQRGALNTWDDVKHAIVEGTLLRLRPMAMTLTVVVGGLLPIMFSTGAGADVMKRIAAPMVGGMLTAALLALLVIPAIYALWQKRRLRLNTSHT is encoded by the coding sequence ATGATTAAGAAACTCATGGGATGGTGCTTAGCCAATCCCTCCCTGACCATTATCGGTGCCTTGATACTACTAGCCGCTGGTATTTTGGCCGCGTTAAATACGCCGCTGGAAGCCGTTCCGGATATCTCACCTACCCAGGTCATCATCAAAACTTCTTATCCCGGGCAGGCGCCACAAATTGTCCAAGATCAAGTGACTTATCCGCTGGAAACCACATTGCAATCGGTGCCTGGTGCGCGGGCAGTTCGTGGCTACTCGATGTTCGGCGATTCCTTCGTCTACGTCCTGTTCAAGGACGGTACCAATATTTATCAGGCCCGTAATTTAGTACTGCAATATCTTAACCAAGTACAGTCCAAGCTGCCGCCGGGTGTCACACCTGCGCTGGGGCCAGACAGCTCCGGTGTGGACTGGGTCTACGAATATGCGCTCAAAGATCCAAGTAATACGCAAAATTTGAGTCAGCTTACCACCCTGCAGAACTGGTTCCTCAAGTACCAGCTGCAAGGTATCCCTGGTGTGGCGGAAGTCGCCACTGTTGGTGGCCTCGTCAAGGAATACCAGGTCGTAGTGAATCCGCAAGCCCTGCTGGCCTATAACCTCACGCTACCGCAGGTCGAGCGGGCCATTAGAGCCGCCAATGGCGAAACTAGTGGATCTGTCATCGACATGGGTGAGGCGAGCTACATGGTGCGCACCACCGGGTATATACATTCACTTAAGGATCTGGAAGACGCCTCGCTCGGTGTGCGCGATGGTATTCCGATCACACTTAAGGAGGTTGCGCGCGTCCAGCTCGGCCCACAACTACCTAATGGCGCCGCCGATCTTAACGGTGAAGGTGCGGTGGTGGGCGGTATTGTGATGATGAATCAGGGCGCCAATGCGGATGCCGTGATCCGGCGGGTCGAGAAAAAAATCGAGGACATACGATCTTCCTTGCCATCCGGTGTCAAGATTGTCACGACCTACAGTCAAGCCCCTCTTATTCAACGCGCCGTTCACACCTTGACCGAAAAATTACTCGAGGAATCACTAGTCGTTGCGCTGGTTTCCATCTTGTTTTTGTTGCGTGTCCGTTCGGCATTAGTAGCTATCGTGGCTTTACCACTAGGTATTCTCGCAGCCTTTTTGGTCATGTGGGCACAAGGCATCTCTGCCAACATCATGTCTCTGGGGGGCATCGCTATCGCTATCGGAGCCATGGTCGATGCCGCCATTGTGATGATTGAAAACATGCACAAGCACATGGAGAGGAAACCAGGTGAAAATCCCTGGGTGATCGCTCGACTGGCTGCATCGGAGGTTGGGCCTTCACTCTTCTTCTCTCTACTGATTATTGCGGTGTCTTTCCTTCCGGTTTTTGCACTCGGTGGGGAGGAGGGTAAGTTATTTCGGCCATTGGCTTTCACCAAGACTTATTCCATGGCTGCTGCGGCCATTTTATCGATCACACTAGTTCCTGTTTTGATGGCATGGTTTATCCGTGGTCGTATCCGATCAGAAGGACAGAATCCCTTGAATCGGCTGCTGACATTGCTCTATCGCCCATTGATCCATGGCGTATTGCGTGTCCCGTGGATCGTGATTTCACTGGCCTTCATCGCGGTTGTAAGTTTGTATTTTCCTTGGAGACATCTGGGTTCAGAATTTATGCCGCCATTAAATGAAGGTACCTTGCTCTATATGCCAGTTTCACAAGATCCGTCTATCTCAATTGGCCAATCGGCCGCAATACTGCAACAGACCGATCGCATCATCAAAACATTTCCTGAAGTTGAAAGCGTTTTCGGCAAGGCTGGACGCGCGCAAACAGCGACCGATCCTACGCCGATCTCCATGTTTATGACCGTCGTTAATCTAACAGACCGCGCAAGTTGGCCCGCCGGGATGACTACTGAAAAATTGATTGAATCACTCAATCAGGCACTCCGCATCCCCGGTTTGTCAAACTCATGGACGCAGCCGATCAAGGGCCAGGTGGACATGTTAACTACAGGCTTGCAAACGCCACTTGGCATCAAGGTGACAGGCGCCGATCTTGGAACGCTTAGTCGTCTGGGACAAAACATTCAGACCCTATTGCAAAAATTGCCGGGTACCCAGAGTGCCTATGCAGCGCGCAGCACTGGTGGGCGTTATATTGTGGTAGACACTAATCGCACCGCAGCGGCCCGCTATGGCCTTTCAGTCGCAGACGTTAATAGGCTGGTAGAAACCGCTATCGGTGGAAAAACCCTCACCACTGCCGTGAATGGTCTGGAACGATTCCCGGTAAATCTGCGTTATCCCCGCGAGTTGCGTCAATCCTTGGCTGCTTTGATGGAAAGTAGGATATCCACTCCTCAGGGCACCCAGATTCCATTGGCTCAGGTAGCTAACTTGCGTATCGAAAGCGGGCCACCGATGCTGACCAGCGATAATAGCCAGCTAAATTCTTGGGTATATATTGACCTCAAACCTGGCACTAGCATCGGTGGCTATGTGGCAAAAGCCAAAGCTATTTTGACAAAAGACATCCGTCTCCCCCCGGGTTATACCTTGCAATGGGTTGGGCAGTACCAGGTGTTGGAACAGGCGATCCAGCGTCTAAAAATCGTTGTCCCGGCGGTAATCGGACTGATCGCGCTCCTGCTATATTTTAATTTCAAAAATATGGTTGAAGTCGCGATTATCCTACTAACCCTCCCTTTATCTTTGGTAGGGGGTGTTTGGTATCTCGATTGGTTGGGATACAAGCTCTCGGTCGCGGTCGGCGTAGGTTTTATCGCCACCGCGGGCGTCGCTGCGGAATTTGGCGTGGTGATGCTGCTATATCTCAATACAGCCATCGCGCGTCGCGAACAAAGAGGTGCGCTCAATACATGGGATGACGTGAAGCATGCCATTGTCGAGGGAACGCTGTTACGGCTGCGACCGATGGCGATGACATTAACCGTGGTGGTGGGAGGACTGTTACCCATCATGTTCAGCACTGGTGCGGGCGCCGACGTCATGAAACGGATCGCAGCACCGATGGTGGGTGGCATGTTGACGGCGGCCCTACTAGCCCTATTAGTGATCCCAGCCATTTACGCCTTATGGCAAAAAAGGCGTCTGCGATTGAATACCTCGCATACCTAG
- a CDS encoding heavy metal translocating P-type ATPase yields MMNAAISWAELDIGIEGMTCASCSARVERALAKLPGVASATVNLATEHAEVRFDPEKVDAARIAETISETGYSPTLAEIDLAVEGMTCASCVGRVERGLARQAGVLEAEVNLATERAHVRYVPGMISLEELIAAVADTGYAASTIDEDGSGNTTDQDQRRIKLRAMGQDLMLAIGLAVVILVLSMGATFIPAWDRALASISPFAHFWEWVQLLLASVVLFGPGRRFFRPGLIAYRHLSPDMNSLVATGTGAAWAYGVFVLLAPAWFPPEARHVYFDSAAVVIAAVLAGKYLEELAKGRTSAAIRKLVGLQSKTAHRLDETGVEQDVPVAQLQVGDRLVVRPGERIPVDGRVVDGQAHVDAAMLTGEPLPISRGEGDEVIGGTVNLDGRLVVAATSVGRNTVLAQIVKLVESAQTGKLPIQGLADRVIRIFTPMVLVIALVTFGVWLVVAGNVSVALVAAVAVLVVACPCAMGLATPAAIMVGTGRAAELGVLFRKGEALETLSHVDTVLFDKTGTLTQGLPSLAEQGGPEVESVLRLAAALEMASEHPLGRAITTAAKERGLALPVVENFRAVAGHGIQGYIEGRVIRVGARRFLEREGVDLDVFTEKAADLEGTGRTVIFVSADEILLGWLAIEDRIKPEARAVIQALRKRGLHVAMVTGDARRTAQTVASALGIDEVHAEVLPQDKARVVNELQDKGERVAFVGDGINDAPALAQADVGIALASGTDIAIEAADVTLTRGQLSEVITALDAARCTLGNIRGNLFWAFFYNILLIPIAAGVAAPVGVHLSPMVAGVAMGLSSIFVLGNSLRLKRLNAFVAPVSSNGSSTHQLEPTHP; encoded by the coding sequence ATGATGAACGCTGCAATATCGTGGGCTGAATTGGATATCGGGATCGAAGGGATGACCTGTGCCTCATGCAGCGCGCGGGTCGAGCGCGCATTGGCTAAATTACCTGGCGTGGCTAGCGCAACGGTCAACTTGGCCACTGAGCACGCCGAAGTGCGTTTCGACCCGGAGAAAGTGGATGCGGCACGTATCGCGGAAACCATCAGCGAGACAGGTTATAGCCCTACGCTGGCAGAAATCGATCTTGCGGTGGAAGGTATGACTTGCGCCTCTTGCGTCGGCCGGGTAGAACGCGGACTCGCGCGCCAGGCGGGCGTGCTGGAGGCTGAGGTGAATCTCGCCACTGAGCGCGCGCATGTGCGCTACGTGCCGGGCATGATCTCGCTGGAGGAATTGATCGCAGCAGTAGCGGATACGGGTTATGCGGCCAGCACCATCGACGAAGATGGTTCGGGAAACACCACCGATCAGGATCAGCGCCGGATTAAGTTGCGTGCCATGGGGCAAGACCTGATGCTGGCCATCGGGTTGGCCGTCGTGATTTTGGTGTTGTCCATGGGAGCGACTTTTATCCCGGCCTGGGATCGTGCACTGGCTTCGATCAGTCCATTCGCCCATTTTTGGGAATGGGTGCAACTCTTGTTGGCCTCTGTGGTGCTGTTCGGGCCTGGGCGCCGCTTTTTCCGGCCTGGCCTAATTGCCTATCGGCATCTATCGCCCGATATGAATTCCCTGGTGGCTACAGGAACCGGTGCCGCTTGGGCCTATGGTGTTTTCGTGCTCTTGGCGCCCGCGTGGTTCCCCCCCGAGGCGAGGCATGTGTATTTTGACTCGGCAGCGGTCGTCATCGCCGCGGTGCTGGCAGGTAAGTATCTGGAGGAATTGGCCAAGGGACGTACGTCGGCGGCGATTCGCAAGCTCGTCGGGTTGCAATCGAAGACCGCGCATCGGCTGGATGAGACGGGAGTCGAACAAGATGTGCCGGTAGCGCAGCTGCAGGTGGGTGATCGGTTGGTGGTGCGGCCCGGCGAGCGCATTCCAGTGGATGGCCGTGTGGTCGACGGCCAAGCGCATGTAGACGCAGCCATGCTCACTGGCGAACCACTACCGATTTCCAGAGGCGAGGGTGACGAAGTGATCGGTGGCACGGTCAATCTGGACGGTCGACTGGTGGTAGCGGCAACATCCGTGGGGCGTAACACGGTGCTCGCACAGATTGTCAAGCTGGTGGAAAGCGCACAGACCGGTAAGCTGCCGATCCAAGGGCTGGCAGACCGCGTGATACGTATATTCACACCCATGGTGCTGGTCATCGCATTGGTAACCTTTGGCGTTTGGTTGGTCGTGGCCGGGAACGTCAGCGTTGCGTTGGTGGCGGCCGTTGCTGTACTGGTGGTGGCCTGCCCCTGCGCGATGGGATTGGCCACGCCTGCGGCCATCATGGTCGGCACAGGGCGAGCAGCGGAACTCGGTGTGCTATTCCGTAAGGGCGAGGCATTGGAAACGCTCTCGCATGTCGATACCGTTCTGTTCGACAAGACCGGAACGTTGACACAGGGCCTTCCCTCGTTGGCAGAACAAGGCGGGCCGGAGGTCGAGAGCGTGTTGCGTTTGGCTGCGGCACTGGAAATGGCCTCCGAACACCCTCTGGGCCGGGCGATTACCACTGCGGCAAAGGAGCGTGGCCTGGCGTTGCCGGTGGTCGAGAATTTTCGTGCGGTTGCCGGGCATGGCATCCAGGGATACATCGAGGGGAGGGTGATTCGAGTCGGTGCACGTCGTTTCTTGGAGCGAGAGGGTGTTGATCTGGACGTATTCACCGAAAAGGCCGCAGACCTGGAAGGCACCGGACGTACTGTAATATTCGTGAGCGCCGACGAAATCTTGCTTGGCTGGTTGGCGATTGAGGATCGCATCAAACCAGAGGCCCGCGCGGTAATTCAAGCCCTGCGCAAGCGAGGGTTGCATGTGGCCATGGTGACCGGTGACGCACGGCGCACGGCGCAAACGGTGGCGTCGGCGCTGGGTATCGACGAAGTCCATGCGGAGGTGCTACCGCAGGACAAGGCCAGAGTCGTCAACGAACTGCAAGACAAAGGCGAGCGCGTAGCCTTCGTGGGCGATGGTATCAACGATGCGCCAGCACTGGCTCAGGCCGATGTGGGCATCGCACTTGCCTCGGGAACGGATATCGCCATTGAGGCAGCCGATGTGACACTCACGCGTGGCCAGTTGAGTGAAGTCATCACGGCACTAGATGCCGCGCGGTGTACATTGGGCAATATCCGAGGCAACCTGTTCTGGGCTTTTTTCTACAATATTCTGCTAATTCCGATCGCAGCTGGCGTGGCAGCACCCGTCGGCGTGCATCTCAGTCCGATGGTGGCCGGCGTGGCGATGGGGCTGTCGTCAATTTTCGTGCTCGGCAACAGTCTGCGACTCAAGAGACTTAATGCCTTCGTTGCACCCGTATCATCGAACGGCTCTTCAACCCATCAGCTTGAGCCTACCCATCCCTGA
- a CDS encoding CopZ family metallochaperone has product MNDIELTITGMTCEHCVRAVTQALEGVPGVSKAEVTLKPGKAIVYGQTDATPLIAAVEKEGYQAEVQG; this is encoded by the coding sequence ATGAATGATATTGAACTGACAATCACCGGTATGACTTGCGAACATTGCGTACGCGCGGTGACGCAGGCGCTGGAGGGTGTGCCCGGCGTGAGCAAGGCCGAGGTTACATTGAAACCAGGCAAGGCCATCGTATATGGTCAAACTGACGCGACTCCGCTGATCGCGGCGGTGGAAAAGGAGGGTTATCAAGCGGAGGTGCAGGGCTAA
- a CDS encoding efflux RND transporter periplasmic adaptor subunit has translation MKFENIIGMVLLLLGIFAGVLGAHWFQDTKTASIRTAMKPELSESTELETKRRVLYWANPMNSKIHSDRPMKDNMGMNYIPVYASGTSSSEVEGIGIDSRQTQNMGVRLVTVQKRLMGRAIQTVGTVTVDQNRIYSITPRFSGWVERLNVRAVGDSVAKGQILAKIYSPELYSAQQEYLVARQQASIDSRESGLLAGSLEKLHLLGMPGGAMKTLEKTGKPMKYVPVLASESGIVTALNIRQGGYVSSRSSLFEIANLDRVWINVAIYAYQLSWINIGDAVQLALPTYPGQHWRGRLGFLYPTLDPRTRTVTARLSFDNPRGFLRPGMYANATVLADSKSNLAIPSSAVIRTQEGDYVMLAQAQGHYLPVEVALGPEANGWVAILKGLKTGDRVVDNAQFMLYSESQFQSVKARLLGSNVASKIDSNAGLAPSIKIPGRASHAPSNMGNTVAGATHD, from the coding sequence ATGAAATTTGAAAACATTATCGGTATGGTCTTGCTGCTGCTTGGAATTTTCGCTGGTGTCCTTGGTGCTCATTGGTTCCAAGACACGAAGACGGCATCAATTCGCACGGCAATGAAACCGGAATTATCGGAATCTACAGAGCTTGAAACGAAGCGCCGGGTACTATACTGGGCTAATCCCATGAATTCTAAAATTCATTCCGACCGTCCCATGAAAGACAATATGGGCATGAATTACATCCCCGTTTATGCCTCTGGAACATCTTCGAGTGAGGTGGAAGGCATTGGTATCGATTCGCGCCAGACACAAAATATGGGTGTCCGATTAGTGACAGTGCAAAAACGTTTGATGGGTCGGGCGATTCAAACTGTGGGTACTGTTACGGTAGATCAAAATAGAATTTACAGTATTACCCCTCGTTTCTCCGGTTGGGTGGAACGTTTAAATGTCCGTGCGGTCGGAGATTCTGTTGCTAAGGGCCAGATTTTGGCCAAAATATATTCACCTGAACTTTATAGTGCACAGCAGGAATATCTGGTCGCTCGTCAACAAGCGAGTATCGATTCCCGTGAATCGGGGCTGCTGGCAGGTTCTCTTGAGAAATTACATTTGCTAGGTATGCCTGGCGGCGCCATGAAAACTCTGGAGAAAACGGGAAAGCCCATGAAATATGTGCCCGTCTTAGCATCAGAGAGCGGGATCGTCACCGCATTGAATATTCGACAGGGTGGCTATGTTTCCTCTCGAAGTAGTCTTTTTGAAATTGCCAATCTCGACCGCGTTTGGATCAATGTAGCGATCTATGCGTATCAACTCTCCTGGATCAATATCGGTGATGCCGTGCAACTTGCCTTGCCAACTTATCCGGGACAGCACTGGCGTGGGCGCTTGGGTTTCCTTTATCCGACATTAGATCCACGAACACGAACGGTGACCGCACGCTTGAGTTTTGACAATCCAAGGGGTTTTCTGCGCCCGGGGATGTATGCCAATGCAACGGTGTTGGCGGATTCGAAATCCAACCTGGCGATACCCAGCAGCGCCGTCATACGTACACAGGAGGGCGATTACGTCATGCTCGCTCAAGCTCAAGGCCATTACCTTCCTGTTGAGGTTGCCCTGGGGCCGGAGGCGAATGGATGGGTCGCCATTCTCAAGGGGCTAAAAACAGGTGATCGGGTAGTGGATAATGCGCAGTTTATGTTGTATTCAGAATCGCAGTTCCAGTCAGTAAAGGCCCGTTTACTGGGTAGCAACGTCGCCTCCAAAATCGATTCCAATGCGGGACTTGCACCATCGATAAAAATACCTGGTAGAGCATCGCATGCGCCTTCTAATATGGGCAACACGGTAGCAGGAGCCACTCATGATTAA
- a CDS encoding glutaredoxin family protein: MIAYSCTTSPGCPDCAAVRRYLQARGVEFEERDITMPGIADEAKMDYGVRVAPITVIGTQALWGTFANQKPELDALLSKTKMI; encoded by the coding sequence CTGATCGCATATTCCTGTACAACGAGCCCAGGTTGCCCTGATTGCGCCGCGGTACGGCGCTATCTACAGGCACGTGGTGTCGAATTCGAAGAACGCGATATCACAATGCCCGGTATTGCGGATGAAGCCAAGATGGATTACGGCGTGCGAGTGGCGCCCATCACGGTAATTGGCACGCAAGCGCTGTGGGGTACCTTTGCCAATCAGAAGCCAGAGCTCGATGCTCTGTTGTCAAAAACCAAAATGATTTAA
- a CDS encoding SHOCT domain-containing protein → MPGYGSDGFFGAMWGMPVMGLLGMLLILIVVVWVIVTVARAGWGRQEQLPLDKPIRDPALDMLRERYAQGEIDRETFERMRRDLEH, encoded by the coding sequence ATGCCAGGTTATGGATCTGACGGATTTTTCGGTGCGATGTGGGGGATGCCGGTCATGGGATTGCTGGGCATGTTGCTGATTTTGATCGTCGTGGTATGGGTCATCGTGACTGTGGCGCGCGCTGGCTGGGGGCGGCAAGAACAACTACCGCTCGACAAACCGATCCGAGATCCGGCGCTGGATATGCTTCGCGAGCGATATGCGCAAGGCGAGATTGATCGTGAAACCTTCGAGCGCATGCGGCGCGATCTCGAGCACTGA
- a CDS encoding heavy metal-responsive transcriptional regulator, which translates to MPDEMSIGTLAERAGLTAETLRYYERRGLIEPSRRTAANYRLYDEMAASRLRFIRRAQALGFSLGEIAQLLSLHAYPESDMHEVKVLAQNKIREIDLKITDLQRMRHGLEVLTEQCPGRGSTADCPILGALLEEDG; encoded by the coding sequence ATGCCGGACGAAATGAGTATTGGCACCTTGGCTGAGCGAGCAGGGTTGACGGCGGAAACGTTGCGTTACTACGAACGTCGGGGTTTGATTGAGCCGAGTCGTCGTACAGCGGCCAATTACCGGCTTTACGACGAGATGGCCGCGTCTCGCCTGCGTTTCATACGACGTGCCCAGGCACTCGGGTTTTCATTGGGTGAGATCGCCCAGCTACTTTCTCTACACGCTTATCCAGAGTCTGACATGCATGAGGTCAAGGTTCTTGCGCAGAACAAAATTCGCGAAATCGACCTCAAAATAACCGATTTGCAACGCATGAGACATGGGCTTGAGGTACTGACCGAGCAATGTCCCGGCCGCGGGTCGACCGCCGACTGCCCGATTCTGGGCGCCTTGCTTGAGGAGGACGGATGA
- a CDS encoding NAD(P)/FAD-dependent oxidoreductase — MKKKVVIAGNGFASLFFIMYFLASPAFPFFAWFIRRIHSRYDITVIGNGVFVYIPAIPGFLTGKRNKAGITVDIRPFLQRRNIRFVEGQVTDVRDNGRTVITDRGTYTNDALFLGTGPSFRKDDIPGTEEHTYSPCYGPDDMERFMAKLASLDGGIVYIGFKINKTDGFVAGRTGPMYECVCLLDYALRKRGVRDQFEIHFFSPNRNPGEKGVLTDRLREREIILDDGYAPVEFVEGAWSIRTALSAKLIWCSIRRK; from the coding sequence ATGAAAAAAAAGGTCGTCATTGCAGGCAATGGATTCGCTTCTCTGTTTTTCATCATGTACTTTCTTGCTAGTCCTGCCTTCCCCTTCTTTGCCTGGTTCATTCGGAGAATCCATTCCCGCTACGACATCACCGTGATCGGAAACGGGGTATTCGTATACATCCCGGCAATCCCTGGATTTCTGACTGGAAAGCGGAACAAAGCAGGCATTACGGTCGACATTCGTCCCTTCCTGCAGCGGAGAAACATTCGTTTTGTCGAAGGCCAGGTGACCGATGTGCGGGATAACGGAAGAACGGTGATCACGGACCGGGGAACGTACACGAATGACGCCCTCTTTCTCGGCACGGGTCCGTCTTTCAGGAAAGATGATATCCCAGGAACGGAGGAGCACACCTATTCGCCTTGTTATGGACCCGATGACATGGAGCGTTTCATGGCTAAGCTTGCGTCGCTAGACGGCGGGATCGTCTATATCGGATTCAAGATCAACAAGACGGACGGTTTTGTCGCCGGACGCACCGGGCCGATGTATGAGTGCGTCTGCCTTCTGGATTATGCCTTGAGAAAAAGAGGAGTGCGTGATCAGTTCGAGATTCATTTTTTTTCACCCAATCGAAACCCAGGAGAAAAAGGTGTGCTCACAGACCGGCTCCGAGAGCGGGAGATCATTCTTGACGACGGGTATGCTCCTGTCGAATTCGTCGAGGGGGCATGGTCAATCCGGACGGCACTTTCCGCAAAGCTGATTTGGTGCTCTATTCGCCGGAAATGA
- a CDS encoding DUF302 domain-containing protein, producing MKTKLGIDRKPYVILGTCNPQYAHQALEAEPDIGALLPCNIVVREESGRSVSVVFMDPAAVLGMVDKPQITQLSSEIRVKLKRVAETLRA from the coding sequence ATGAAGACCAAACTGGGCATTGACAGGAAGCCCTATGTCATCCTCGGGACTTGCAATCCTCAGTATGCGCATCAGGCGTTGGAGGCCGAGCCAGACATCGGCGCCCTGTTGCCCTGCAATATAGTGGTGCGAGAAGAAAGCGGCCGTTCCGTGAGTGTTGTATTCATGGATCCGGCCGCCGTACTGGGCATGGTGGATAAGCCGCAAATTACCCAGCTCAGCAGTGAGATTCGAGTGAAACTCAAGCGCGTGGCCGAGACGCTGCGCGCTTAG
- a CDS encoding NAD(P)/FAD-dependent oxidoreductase, whose protein sequence is MVNPDGTFRKADLVLYSPEMTGPKFAQQSCLPISVGGHLDVDRYGQARELHNVFAAGDCASHEAPPPWVPHQAHMAQLRAKAAARNMKAVLAGKSATNRYRHELSCILDMENDALWMHVSEDGKPPFWNIFPRRSKILIRVKGSFEWIFLYYLRHL, encoded by the coding sequence ATGGTCAATCCGGACGGCACTTTCCGCAAAGCTGATTTGGTGCTCTATTCGCCGGAAATGACTGGTCCAAAATTCGCGCAACAGTCCTGCCTTCCCATTTCTGTGGGAGGCCACCTTGATGTCGATCGATATGGGCAAGCCAGGGAATTACATAATGTGTTTGCCGCAGGCGATTGCGCCAGTCATGAAGCCCCTCCGCCATGGGTGCCGCATCAGGCCCATATGGCACAGCTACGCGCCAAAGCGGCGGCACGAAACATGAAGGCCGTGCTAGCCGGAAAGAGCGCAACCAATCGCTATCGCCACGAACTTTCGTGCATACTGGATATGGAGAATGACGCGTTATGGATGCACGTCTCTGAAGACGGCAAACCACCATTCTGGAATATTTTTCCTAGACGCTCAAAAATACTGATTCGCGTTAAAGGGTCGTTCGAGTGGATATTTCTATATTATCTTCGGCATTTATAA
- a CDS encoding DUF4396 domain-containing protein, whose translation MLQPSTLVWLAWIALAFGLVSAIVIVVDIVNGRRQQMKIMEIAWPITGLYMGPLGWWAYLKFGRVPKMASAAAGTHHHSGEKPFWQGVFISTTHCGSGCTLGDIVSDTGLYLSGLTLFGSTLLTSYFFDFSLAYVIGILFQYLPIRAMGESNRWRAFSKALKADTFSLIAFEVGLFGWMALVQMAWFPGGLDAANPLFWFMMQIGMTIGFMTSYPVNWWLVRAGIKHGM comes from the coding sequence ATGTTACAACCAAGTACTTTGGTTTGGCTGGCATGGATCGCGCTGGCTTTCGGCCTAGTATCAGCGATCGTTATCGTGGTGGACATTGTTAACGGGCGGCGGCAGCAGATGAAGATCATGGAGATCGCATGGCCGATTACCGGCCTTTACATGGGGCCACTTGGTTGGTGGGCCTATCTCAAATTCGGACGTGTACCGAAAATGGCAAGTGCCGCTGCTGGCACACATCACCACAGCGGGGAAAAACCGTTCTGGCAAGGTGTTTTCATCTCCACGACGCATTGTGGAAGCGGCTGTACACTTGGTGACATCGTATCTGATACAGGACTTTATTTGAGTGGCCTGACGTTGTTCGGCTCCACATTGCTGACATCGTACTTCTTCGATTTCAGTCTAGCCTACGTAATCGGCATTCTGTTTCAATATTTGCCGATTCGAGCCATGGGGGAATCTAACCGCTGGCGAGCCTTCAGCAAGGCACTCAAGGCCGACACCTTCTCGCTCATCGCTTTTGAAGTGGGGCTCTTCGGTTGGATGGCACTGGTGCAGATGGCCTGGTTCCCAGGAGGTCTCGATGCAGCAAATCCGTTGTTCTGGTTCATGATGCAGATCGGGATGACAATCGGATTCATGACCTCTTATCCGGTCAACTGGTGGCTGGTACGTGCAGGTATCAAGCATGGTATGTAA